In one Ictalurus furcatus strain D&B chromosome 10, Billie_1.0, whole genome shotgun sequence genomic region, the following are encoded:
- the dph5 gene encoding diphthine methyl ester synthase: protein MFYFIGLGLGDAKDITVKGLEIIKRCSRVYLEAYTSILTVGKEALEEYYGRELILADRDMVEQEADEILKGADVSDVAFLVVGDPFGATTHSDLVLRAMNAGIEYRVIHNASILNAVGCCGLQLYNFGETVSIVFWTDSWKPESFYDKIKRNRDMGMHTLCLLDIKVKEQSMENLMRGRKVYEPPRFMTVAQAAEQLLEVVQNRREREEEPAITEDTVCVGLARVGADDQAIRAGSLREMAECDLGAPLHSMIITGHLHPLEVDMLKLFSSPEGLSGLKMTDSSTYVS, encoded by the exons atgttttattttatcggTCTTGGTCTCGGTGATGCTAAAGATATCACGGTAAAGGGACTGGAAATAATCAAGCGATGCAGCCGGGTTTACCTGGAAGCCTACACGTCCATACTGACTGTGGGGAAAGAAGCACTG gAGGAGTATTATGGGCGAGAGCTGATTTTGGCAGACAGAGACATGGTGGAACAGGAGGCAGATGAGATCCTCAAGGGTGCTGATGTCAGTGATGTGGCCTTCCTGGTGGTGGGAGATCCatttgg agCCACAACCCACAGTGACCTAGTCCTGAGAGCAATGAATGCTGGGATAGAGTACAGAGTCATCCATAATGCCTCTATCCTGAATGCAGTGGGCTGCTGTGGGCTGCAG TTGTACAATTTTGGTGAGACAGTGTCCATAGTGTTCTGGACAGACAGCTGGAAACCAGAGAGCTTCTACGATAAGATCAAGAGGAACAGGGACATGGGCATGCACACGCTCTGCCTTCTGG ATATCAAAGTGAAGGAGCAGTCCATGGAGAACCTCATGAG GGGTCGTAAGGTTTACGAGCCTCCCAGGTTCATGACAGTGGCTCAAGCAGCTGAGCAGCTGCTCGAGGTGGTACAGAACCGCCGAGAGCGAGAAGAGGAACCAG CCATCACTGAGGACACGGTGTGTGTGGGACTGGCGCGGGTAGGGGCCGATGACCAGGCCATTCGAGCTGGATCTCTGCGTGAGATGGCGGAGTGTGATTTGGGAGCGCCGCTGCACTCTATGATCATCACAGGCCACCTGCACCCGCTCGAGGTGGACATGCTGAAGCTCTTCAGCAGCCCAGAGGGTCTCAGCGGCCTGAAGATGACCGACAGCTCCACCTATGTCTCCTGA